The genomic region TAGTTTAACGAAGGTAGTGTTGTTTACTATgcaaaaattatcatattttgacGATGTATTTCAGGATCCATCCATTAATAGGCACACATTTAGAACATTCCATTTATTTGCACATAAAAAATAGACGGATCGTGTAATATACCAGTTAATATACTGATACTAAGATATAGTCAAACTTTAATTAATCTGCAATAGAAGTAATAAGAGTAAGGAACCTTCTGACTTTCAAAGGAGCATGATAATTAGGAcctctttaaaaaaaacctttatctGACAAGCTTTGAAAGACACTTGCTACGAAAGCCTATCAATAGTGCAgagcaaaataaatatatctgtcaCTAGAAAAACTGTAGTCGTCAATTGATGGTGAAGAACCAAGAACAGATACATTTGGGAGGATATATGAGGTGCAACAAACTTTAGGTGTCTCTCATAAAACTATGTACAAGAAATAGCAAACACTGTCGACAGTCACGTCTAAAACCGTTTATTTCAGAAGCTAACATAAAAGTTTCAGTAATGTTTAGAGAGAAAACCAAAGGTAATGAGCGACTGCAAGCGCGTAATGTATTCCAATAAATCTTACTTCAGTTCTTTTAGTACTGATGGCAAATACTATGACTAGGTCTTATATGTTTTATGACAGTAAGAGCTGTTGGAAGTAGTGTATTCGTTTGGGAACCATTCTTTTGGCAGGGGTTTGGGCCACTAATTTCTTTAGAAAGGTggataatggtttgtttgttttgttgaattttgtttaaatctacacgagccattcctaatttagaagtgatgggATAGgtcatcacattgtaacgctcctaAGAGAAAGAGCGAACTTATTTATTGCCAGGATTTGAACCCGAGATCTGTGAATTAGGGTTGAGTGCCTTAACTTTCAAACCATACCAGACCAGGCCAAGACTGAATAATATCTAGAATCATATCCACTGGACAATGCTGGATTCCTattacactaaaaaaaacaagaaccacaactttattattattcagaattGTTTCAAGAGAGACTTGACACCAGAACATTCACTGAAACCTAATCTTATTGATCGTTTTGGAATGAAAGTGAACGTTACATTCACTACACATAATGAAGCCTTTAGCGAAAATCCAACAAAagattgttctttttttttatatcaaaaccaCATTGGTCTagctgctgtgttcaccgagaggaatcgaaactctgattttagcgttgtaaatccgtagacttatcactcTCCCAGTGAGGGACCTTTGTTAAATTTGTAGAATTCACAATACATCAAGTTCAAGCTGTTATTGAAAGGGTAGTCCGCTCCAACAGTGTGGAAGGGAACCTAATAACTTGGCCAGTCAGTGTATATTGgtgtttgtaaacatatttattgtGCTTTTAATTCTGCTAGCATTGCAGAGATGCGTTTTCATAACCCATTGAAAATGCAGTTACAACATGACATTATCATCCAAGTTtgtgaatgttattttttagAACACATATTGGATTTCAATcttattttatttgcttattaACAGCTTacaggccctggcatggccaggtggattaaggcgttcgacttgcaatccgagggttgcgggttcgaatccccgtcacactaaacatgctcgccctattagccgtgggggtgttataatgtgacagtcaatcgcactattccttggtaaaagagtagcccaagaattggcggtgggtggtgatgactagctgccttccttctagtcttacactgctaaattagggacgactagcgaagatagccctcgtgtagctttgcgcgaaattcagaaacaaacagcttacaaatacatatttcttAAACATGGcccaaaacattaatttttcaagTAGCTAGTTCTTTTTTTGCTCgaaatatatatgaaactatCAGATTTCTGTGTGaccaacaagaaaaataaaaatgagctATACATGGTTACGATGTTCTTAACACCTGTGACAGATACGAGAAAGGTGTGAACTGTGACATTGAAAAAGGCGTACAATAAACGAATCAAGTATTTGTGAAAAGACCAACAGATCAGCAGCCCCTAAAAACTCcgacatattgttaaaatatacttataaacagattcaaaaatataaaatgaaaactcaCTCTCACAAAAACAGTTTTCCCGGCAACGTTGTATCGGCCTTCTGAAATTCGTTTTACTAGTGTGTTATCTTCCAAAACATCTTCAGCAATTTGCATGacctataaaaaaataaacaaaaaacaaagttgttagctgtgcaatgttttatttttaaaaatcgcATATTCTTCTTCTAAAAGATAACTTAGTCATGTAAGAATAAGGAAGTCAGCAGTTGCTCAACTAATTTACAACTTGCATGTCAACATTACAGCTACAACAATTGCATTTAAATGTGATCATAATAAAATGTGCAGTTTTTTAAAGATGGGCGTTAAATCTGCAAGGATTATTTTTGAAGGGGAATATAAGACCTCTAACCCTACTGAAGAGAGTGAACAACACATTCGCATGATCTTCAATGATCATACGTTTTTGTTTAAAATCGAATGTAGCAACAGGCaaaaattctgattttgtttCTTAACGTGAGGGACACAAGCACAATTTTAGTTTCCACACAAAATCGACTAAAAAAATCTATCACCGTTGAAATATTGCGCGACTTCCGACTGACCTTACAAATaacattctaaatattaaaaagtacGCATTTGTGTGGGTAATTTACGATGGTTTGATACAAAAGattccttgtttgttttgaatttcacgcaaagctacttgcaCTAGCAGTCCCTCAGTTAGCAATGACAGACgaaagagaaaacagctagttaacaccacccactacAAACATttgggctatccttttaccaacgaatagtgagactgcaCTTAAAATTATAGCACCCCCCAGACCGAAAGGACAGGCATTTTTGGTGAAAGGGATTAGAACCTGGGAgcagcagattgcgagtcgatcgtCGTAACAACCAGGCCATACGTGGCCTGAAGCAGAATATggtgttttttgtagttaagcaccaacctacacaatgggctgcaTAGGCTCTACCCACCACacatatcgaaacccggtttcagcattgtaaatccgtagatataccgttgtgccactaggggacaaAACAGAAGAagctttcttataaaataaaagtgtttctaTATAATATGTTTAGAAATTATCTCACTTTTGCAATAACACGTCATTTGTGAGGTATCCATTGGAGAGGAAGTATtagcttttaaattaaatttacaatttcTCTTGAAATTTCCCTATAACATTACGTTTACAAAAACAGCTAGAGAAGGTTAGTGCACTTGTTTGTTCTGAACTGTTATTATGTCATATCAGATTATTTTAGTATAACTGTCTTTGCGAGAATAATTtatggtattttttttaaaatattacttttttgtcCAGCTCTGAAGACTTCGGTCGTGATGTTCTTCGTGTTTCGCTGGATCGCCCAGAACTGAGTGATGAAAGTGCTGTAGATGAGTTTTGTCTTACCACACTATCCACAGAATTTACTGAGTCTGTTTCAGTGCATATGGGAGTCGAGGAAGGAGTGGAGGATGATTCTTCTGTTGATTGGAAGGGAATTGGAGAGGGAGTGATTGACATGTAATCCATTCTTGTTGAATAGACTGGGATTAAAGATGGAGGTGGGGAAATGGACTCTGGATCCGAAGGTACTGTGGATTCTTGTTCATCTATTTCCTTCTCCAGCTTAACAAGTCCAGGCGGTTCGATACCATACTTTGTGGCAATTCTTCCAAGCTCCAAAAGACACAACACCACAGTACGAGGCTGAGTGTGCAGAACTGAAGTAGAGAGTCAATACCATGCAAAAAAATCctaaatattatacttaaataCGGCCTtaaataatactgtaataattgtttaaaaacttaAAGGAATTTTTGAATATTGAAGAAGTTAATCACTAAATGTCATGAACAAGGTACAGGGAGCGAACAAAAAAGAggccccttgaaaatgttgttaatttgttatatattttattaaataacgggaaaatatgtaaaagtaaGTGTTTTTTATAACGCACTCGAAGAGATttgttcaaatatgatatcaaatcctaattttaacactggcttttgtaaatatCCGAACTTTACAtggttttagttacattttctcgtGAAAAGTGAATCCTATTCAGTTTTTCAGAATCAAATTATTCTCGTCTCTTTAGTTAAAAACCTTTTGAGTCTTACTTGACTCACACTAATATTTCAAATTCTTTAAACACATCTCTTTGAACTTAAGTTTACTTACTAAGTGAGACTGGATCTTACCTAGTCCTTCAGACTCAAACATAACAGCTTCCCGAACGCCAAATTTTCGACACCATTTAAGAAAGTTTTCTGTATTTTCTCTTGCGAAAAATGACTCAGGTCTTGCGTTTTCCCAGCATTTAAAGGACATATCTGGAACAAGCTGTGCAGAACAGTAAATCAAATTATCAGATATTAACTGCAGAACTAATGCTTTATTGTgagtgtgttcttatagcaaagccatatcggactctctgctgaacccaccgaggggaatcgaacccctgattttagcgttgtaaatccgtagatttaccactgtagtAACGGGACGTTGCTCTATGATGGAAAACAACCGTAAGAATTTACAATAAGACATATATAAAACGGTATGCATCACAGTGAGAATAGTTACATGTCGTCTTTCTTCACTGAAGATAAAAAACACAGACACATAAACCTAAGGtctcattaaataattatttaattataaattataatttaaattatatttaaacgacAAATCAAGTGTTCTAATAATTTCTAAAGATATAACTTGAAGATTGAAAGTAAAAAACACACTAAAGTGGCTTCTTGGAAAGTGTTATCCTCCCTTACCccatttagtaaaatatatttttgtacttatttCAACAATGAAGATATTTGAAGAAAATCGAACGATGTGTAAATACTTGAACATGTACTAAAACATAGGATATATAAGAAACACTAACCAATTCTCTAATCCTAGTTTCTCctttaaatttctaataaaacatgtgacaataatttaaaatattcaatttttgcTGCATTCATGGGCACAGATTGTGAAATTTCACAAATCACAATTAAAGAATCCATTGGTTTAAGACCCTCTGGAGAATTTAAAACACTTATCAGATTATCTTTTTTTATCGTTTTAAAATCTATCTGTGGTGAtggaatttgtttaaaatattatatgttgaaAAATTCAAATGAACTTGGTAGCATCAATGCTATGTATTCTACAAATttcccccccagtggctcagcggtatgtctgcgggcttacaacgctaaaatccgggtttcgatacccgtggtgggcagagcacagatagcccattgtgtagctttgtgcttaattccaaacaacaacaattattcaaATCCTATATGGATATACGTTCACTGTGGTGAATAAAGGACAGCACCCAAAACACTGTATATCTAATATACACTCCGTCACTATATAAAGCATAGTTGCTTTTATTAGTTTGTACTAGTCCAAAGTTACTCATGAGGGCTAGAATTCCACTTCCAGAATTGTTATAACTCAGTTACAAGTGTTAAATTGAATTATATGTTTCACTCGATAttaatttttagcattttaaacagCTTAGTTGCtgaataattcagaaaaaaaactttagtaCCATCAGTGGTACGCATTATTCAAATcctatgtaaataaatatatgaattattatgGCGATTAAAAACAACtccaaatattatattataatataaactgtactaccatgttaagcttaatattgttcttttgttttgttttgacttgTTGCCAAGGAGGGGTGGAATTCCCCGAAACTGGCATGATTTAGTTGCAAATGGTGAATAGTGCAAGTGGTTGTAAATTGggcttaatatttatttttagtttcacagGAAAATGCTCTAAATTatgttaaagttattaaataattaaggAGAAAACAACCAGCCAGCCTTTTCTCTAATACGTCTGGActattgtttcattttcttccCAACTTAAAATGTTACTCGTAAGATGCTATTCTCCCTGGAAAGCATTACGAATTCTATCAGAGCAAAACTGAACGAAAGGATCACAACAAACCAATCGTTTTTCCTATCACTGTGTGTTGCGAAGGCAGTATAAACAAAGCATTGAATTATTCTTTGTAATTTACTGTATATCACTTTCTCTCTCGATCTCCGTCTCAAAAGGGAAATTTGTGTTCTTCGAAATTTTATTGGCAGCTCTTGATAATTAGAAACCAAAGTTACATTCGAAGTTCTAAAGATGTTTAAAACAAAGTGCTTCTAATGTGAAACCCAAACAAACAGATTTGTAATTTTTAGATTTAGTAGAAATAAGAGCTCACATAAATTAAACAGAGCCGTTACAAAACGAAAATGGAGAAAAAGATTCACACTgtaggagaaaaataaaataaaaaacaggaaaaaatagCCAAAAAAATGCTTTTACCttctaaaaataagaaaatgtgttCAAAACGAAAATAGGGGAAAATAGCAACTATTCCTAAATGTGATTTTACAGTTTTTCTAGGTGTGAgcaatggtttggtttgttttgaatttcgcgcaaacttacacgagagctacctgcgccagctgtccctactttagcagtgtaagactagagggaaggcagctagtcatcaccacccaccgccaactcttgggctactcttgtaccaacaaatagtgggattgacctatattataacacccccatggctgaaaggacgagcatgtttggtgcgacggggttgcgaacccgcgaccctcaaatttgagtcgagttccttaaccacctggccatgccggacgtaAGCAAtctattatgttgttgttttgaattaagcacaaaactacaatgagctatttgtgctctgcccactactggtatcgaaactcggtttttagcattataattacgcagacttaccgctgtgccacagagATTATCGCAGGATTTTAGACGTAATACCTTACCTTCCAGATATCAAgactgtgtaaaatatataaataggaCAAAACAACGAGTTTTGTTCTCTTAATGAGACATTGAAAAACTGAAATCAGAGACAATTATTATTTCCTGAGCATAACTTCGCTCACTGCAGGAATAGAAATGGGCGTTAAAACAACGATgcctttgtttcttgtttgtacCTAAcgtacattgttttttgtttgcacCTAacgtacattgtttgttttttgtttgcacCTAACGTACATTGTTTGTTTCTCCGCTTTATTATCATGtggaaaattctaaaatataaagaaaatagaaTGACTAAAGTTGTTTCCGAGGATCAAAGATAAAtagaaaaattgatatatttaaagataagatatgttttatttcttatttaggGCAAAGAtacgcaatggactatctgcgcttcGTTCATTTCGTATAACGGAATCCTAGATCGTAGCgctgtaagtctgtaaacatttCCGCAACTAACAGAGGAACGAGAAAGGaaaaaattcattaatatttctATGTTTCTATTGACTTGCACAACTACTGTGTTATTAATGTAAAGGTGCAATACTTACATAGAAGTTTAAAATGACAGTCAGTTATGAGTTATAAAAATCTTCATATGTTCTTGATTTCTTTATGTTTCGCAAAATAATAAGCATTTGCAATtggaaaatagaaacaaaattgtTGGTTCCTACACTTGCATGTTCGATAGCACCAGTCAGACAAGAACTGGTTTTGCCACCACGTTCGAAATAATGTATTGGTATAACAAAGTCTTTTAAcgagcgtgtgtgtgttttcttatagcaaagccacatcgggctacctgctaaGCTCACCGAgaggaaacgaacccctgatttcagcgttgtaaatccatacctaccgctgtactaacggggggcgtCTGTTAACGAAAAGTGTACATACTCAAGATCCATAATCCATTTCCATATTCCAAACATAAATAATGAAGtgaattaatatacatttttctaaTGAACTGTAATGAGTACATTCAGTAATAAAGCAAAATTATAACTATGATAACTAAAAACCttaataattagaaatatgttACGTGTGAACTGTAActacattatttctttaaaagttttttttaacatttttgctcAGTCTTTTCAAATCAAATTACTTATTTACAACAATTCTTTACTAGTAATTAAATCTGTTTACATCGTACATCCCTAACACAGTACAATATCCTGGTTACGTCACATATCCCTAATACCGTATCATATCCTGTTTACACCATACATCCCTCACACACTACAACGCTATGATTATCAAACTTACGTGTAGAATACTTATTACATTAACCACCACTGATATTCTATTAATATTacgaaataaatttcaaaattagtttgataaaagttattgttaaatataattgtttttattcgtAGCATGATTGAAGAGGATCATAGTCGCGACTCGTAAGATATTTGCGGTATTTTTCAATACTTTAGCTTCAATTTTCTTTCCATCATTTTCACGCACGTCATTTCGGTTACTATTTCTTGCAGTCAGTATGTGTTAGACCAATAAATCTTAgcctatttgaaaaaaaaaatgtaggtgATTAGACAAACATTTTCACATAGAAGtaactttatttaacaaaactacGCGcacgtaactttatttaatataactatgTGTAAGAAATTTTAtagaacaagaaaactaaacGTAAATTAAACAATCAAGTAATAGTATTTATAATAGTGTGCACAAAATGTACAGTAACAACACAATTTTAATGTAGCTGAGCGTTCGGTGTGTGACATGGTTTTACGAGTTAAAACAAAAAGTTcacaaaaacaaagaatcaaaccAATAATAAAGGCAAAAGTGGCTAAAAAGTGTTTATAGCAGGCTATAAAATTAATCCTAGCTAAAGTATTGcgaagtaaagtaaatgtaaagttgtaatgaacGCAAACATAGCTGAAtatgcagaaacgtctgaatAAATGTTCACAAAGTGAAATAGAAATAGAGTTTATGGGATATTCATTTTCAGGAAGTTACACATGGGTAAAGTGTTGTCtctgtgaaataatttaaaaataaggaaACCAAAGCTAATATCGAAATCAGTTGTCATATAAAGACAGCGACATTGTACCATCGTGTACCTTACTCTTTGCATTGAAAAGTTTAATGAATCAGGTAAAGTGATTTtggatttaaaagaaaacatgcaACCTGGACTCCTCAAACAAATGCCTTTCTAATAACATCAAATTTGTAGCGTTTGATCTATAAATGTGTAAGAAAAGTTCTGGAcagacaaatataaaacaatcatttataaatattccattatcTGGACATTCTAGAAAAGACTGGTTTCAACTGGATCTCATAGTTCCATAATCCTGCCTTCAACCTTTCCTTACATCCTGCGGACATAAtcataaatattgaaactaatctctttatatcagaacggctggtatgggtattaacaattttattgataaggagaaaacaacgtttcgaccttcctagattaTCTTCATTCTAGATTAAAGAAAGAGTTTCCAAGTGACCGTTGCCGAACACATGTCTTAGGAAACATTGAAACATTAAGCTGCTTCGATTTTACTTTGCACGTAAGGTTTGAAAGTTCAAACTATCCATTTAATGACTAAATCATAACACGCTTTAACGTTACGTACATTAGGAAGGAAAATTTTCGTTTTCTTAGTATCAGATTATAATAGAAATAGAAAGTAAATCTGTTCGAATAGCTTACATCCTCGCTCCAAAACTAATACTAAGGACCAGCAAATAAGAAGGAAAAACTCTGTATGGTTCGTAAGaaatgtgtccggcaacggtcacttgcaaacgttttctttcttaacctgaagatgacctaggaaggtcgaaacgttgttctctccttatcagtaaaagtgttaataatacCCATAacagttgttctgagatacacttttatttctagtgggtttcttgtcatcaagagaaACAAACCTCTGACGTGAAGCCTTCCTGTCGACATCTTTCGGCTTTTTGCTGTATCAGTTTAGCAAGTTTACAGA from Tachypleus tridentatus isolate NWPU-2018 chromosome 1, ASM421037v1, whole genome shotgun sequence harbors:
- the LOC143246917 gene encoding growth arrest-specific protein 2-like isoform X2, yielding MFITERGRNILQSQQSILANWINRNLYIDTITAENFMEALDNGVIICKLAKLIQQKAERCRQEGFTSELVPDMSFKCWENARPESFFARENTENFLKWCRKFGVREAVMFESEGLVLHTQPRTVVLCLLELGRIATKYGIEPPGLVKLEKEIDEQESTVPSDPESISPPPSLIPVYSTRMDYMSITPSPIPFQSTEESSSTPSSTPICTETDSVNSVDSVVRQNSSTALSSLSSGRSSETRRTSRPKSSELDKKVMQIAEDVLEDNTLVKRISEGRYNVAGKTVFVRLLKGRHVMVRVGGGWDTLEHFLSRHNVTDPCQVKLIDSKQAWSDFYSQTPMPVSNEARTESFLNVKANYRSSRSSLPDISIRSNYRKMSLGT
- the LOC143246917 gene encoding growth arrest-specific protein 2-like isoform X1, translated to MTGRETCRTMSDQQKWDDFQLKIARRQEEHMIPLKEDLAEWIDKTLDIDTITAENFMEALDNGVIICKLAKLIQQKAERCRQEGFTSELVPDMSFKCWENARPESFFARENTENFLKWCRKFGVREAVMFESEGLVLHTQPRTVVLCLLELGRIATKYGIEPPGLVKLEKEIDEQESTVPSDPESISPPPSLIPVYSTRMDYMSITPSPIPFQSTEESSSTPSSTPICTETDSVNSVDSVVRQNSSTALSSLSSGRSSETRRTSRPKSSELDKKVMQIAEDVLEDNTLVKRISEGRYNVAGKTVFVRLLKGRHVMVRVGGGWDTLEHFLSRHNVTDPCQVKLIDSKQAWSDFYSQTPMPVSNEARTESFLNVKANYRSSRSSLPDISIRSNYRKMSLGT
- the LOC143246917 gene encoding growth arrest-specific protein 2-like isoform X3; its protein translation is MEALDNGVIICKLAKLIQQKAERCRQEGFTSELVPDMSFKCWENARPESFFARENTENFLKWCRKFGVREAVMFESEGLVLHTQPRTVVLCLLELGRIATKYGIEPPGLVKLEKEIDEQESTVPSDPESISPPPSLIPVYSTRMDYMSITPSPIPFQSTEESSSTPSSTPICTETDSVNSVDSVVRQNSSTALSSLSSGRSSETRRTSRPKSSELDKKVMQIAEDVLEDNTLVKRISEGRYNVAGKTVFVRLLKGRHVMVRVGGGWDTLEHFLSRHNVTDPCQVKLIDSKQAWSDFYSQTPMPVSNEARTESFLNVKANYRSSRSSLPDISIRSNYRKMSLGT